From Gimesia panareensis, the proteins below share one genomic window:
- a CDS encoding alpha-amylase family glycosyl hydrolase — MSKTQDEIDFRADLTLQRLQPRLAQVWQESQISDARRHEFELRLEEHWRPLFSLLFELYHSRYDFFYHIEHVLLTAARAWAERAEELCELDRHRINEPNWFQSEKINGGALYVDLFGENLSKLREQVGYFKDLGLTYLHLMPLFAVRPGNNDGGYAISTYRSVDPRLGTIDDLRMFSADLREAGISLVLDFVFNHTADDHEWARLAQAGNREYQEYYYIFPNRTEPEKYERTLREIFPTVRRGNFTWHDGMQQWVWTTFNSFQWDLNYTNPAVFRAMLEEMFFIANTGIDILRLDAVAFIWKQMGTSCENLPQAHTLIQAFNRLARIATPGLLFKSEAIVHPDDVVKYISEHECQISYNPTLMALLWESLATRKVNLLVQTLRHRYRLPRNTAWVNYLRCHDDIGWTFDDADAQAIGINAYDHRKFLNDFYTGQFPGSFARGVPFQENFETGDMRISGTMASLAGLEQAIEEDDEEKKELALRRMLLLHGVSLSIGGIPLLYLGEEWGMLNDYDFVKDPAKAGDSRWIHRPKMKWEFLEELDDHRNAGNGSIRTHIYCTTQKLIALRKSLPALAGQEMDLIATANEHVLGYIRFNEGHRLIVLANFSEEPQEIEGNKIRTAGLGRFFQDMIDDKTYATSEKLVLAPYQILWLNRV; from the coding sequence ATGAGCAAGACACAGGATGAGATTGACTTCAGAGCAGATCTGACCCTGCAGCGTTTGCAGCCCCGGTTGGCTCAGGTCTGGCAGGAGAGTCAAATCAGTGATGCCAGACGCCACGAGTTCGAACTCAGACTCGAGGAACACTGGCGACCGCTGTTCAGTCTGCTGTTTGAACTCTATCACAGCCGCTATGACTTCTTCTACCACATCGAACACGTGCTGCTCACAGCGGCCCGGGCGTGGGCGGAACGCGCAGAAGAACTCTGCGAACTCGACCGGCATCGCATCAACGAACCCAACTGGTTCCAGTCTGAAAAGATCAACGGGGGCGCCCTTTACGTCGATCTGTTCGGGGAAAACCTGAGCAAGCTGCGCGAACAGGTCGGCTATTTCAAAGACCTGGGACTGACCTACCTGCATCTGATGCCTTTGTTCGCAGTCCGTCCCGGCAATAATGACGGCGGCTATGCCATCAGCACCTATCGCTCCGTCGATCCCCGCCTCGGTACGATTGACGATCTGCGGATGTTCTCCGCCGACCTTCGTGAAGCCGGCATCTCGCTGGTGCTCGACTTCGTCTTCAACCACACCGCGGACGATCACGAATGGGCTCGACTCGCGCAGGCAGGCAACCGCGAGTACCAGGAATACTATTACATTTTCCCGAATCGCACTGAGCCGGAAAAATACGAACGCACGCTCCGCGAAATATTCCCCACCGTCCGTCGCGGCAACTTCACCTGGCACGACGGCATGCAGCAGTGGGTCTGGACCACGTTCAACAGTTTCCAGTGGGATCTGAACTACACCAACCCCGCCGTCTTCCGTGCGATGCTGGAAGAGATGTTCTTCATTGCCAACACCGGCATCGACATCCTTCGCCTCGACGCCGTCGCCTTCATCTGGAAGCAGATGGGGACCAGCTGCGAAAATCTTCCGCAGGCCCACACGCTTATCCAGGCCTTCAACCGCCTGGCCCGCATCGCCACCCCCGGCTTGCTCTTCAAGTCCGAAGCGATCGTGCATCCCGACGATGTCGTCAAATACATCAGCGAACACGAGTGCCAGATTTCCTACAACCCGACTCTGATGGCGCTCCTCTGGGAATCGCTGGCCACCCGCAAAGTCAATCTGCTGGTGCAGACTCTCCGCCACCGCTATCGACTGCCCCGCAACACTGCCTGGGTCAACTACCTCCGCTGTCACGATGATATCGGCTGGACCTTCGACGACGCCGACGCCCAGGCAATCGGCATCAATGCCTACGATCACCGTAAATTTCTGAACGACTTCTACACGGGTCAGTTTCCGGGCTCTTTCGCGCGCGGCGTTCCCTTTCAGGAAAACTTTGAAACCGGCGACATGCGGATCTCGGGCACCATGGCTTCGCTCGCCGGTCTGGAACAGGCCATCGAGGAAGACGACGAGGAAAAGAAAGAACTGGCCCTCCGCCGGATGCTGCTCCTGCACGGCGTCTCTTTGAGCATCGGCGGAATTCCGCTGCTCTACCTCGGGGAAGAGTGGGGCATGCTCAACGATTACGATTTCGTCAAAGATCCCGCCAAGGCCGGCGATTCGCGCTGGATCCATCGTCCCAAAATGAAATGGGAGTTCCTGGAAGAACTGGACGACCACCGCAACGCGGGCAACGGATCCATCCGCACCCACATTTACTGCACTACCCAGAAACTGATCGCACTCCGCAAATCGCTGCCCGCCCTGGCTGGTCAGGAAATGGATCTCATCGCCACAGCCAACGAGCATGTGCTCGGCTACATCCGCTTCAATGAAGGCCACCGCCTGATCGTGCTGGCTAATTTCTCCGAAGAGCCTCAGGAAATTGAAGGTAATAAAATCCGGACCGCTGGCCTCGGGCGATTCTTCCAGGATATGATCGACGATAAAACCTACGCGACCTCGGAGAAACTGGTGCTCGCGCCCTACCAGATCCTCTGGCTCAATCGCGTCTAA
- the treZ gene encoding malto-oligosyltrehalose trehalohydrolase → MSRADNPLTDPAGQILATDLDGTFIPLHHDPQNKADLQTLTTEFQARKVSVVFVTGRHFASVMQAIEEFELPVPQWIICDVGTSIFQRQPSGEFTPVAAYQDYQDQIIASLPIDALREQLLPISGLRLQEPEKQGRFKLSFYTDATQLAEQVDLVQQVLDRTDAPYSIIHSVDPFNGDGLIDLLPATVSKALALEWWHQENQLDPTSTVFSGDSGNDLAALTAGYRTILVGNADRSLAQRIYNLHRQSGWKDRLYLASGTATSAVLEGCRWFGLAALEATEITRPGATPLTSETTHFRVWAPDCKQVHVEIKTDHDTISHELVRDHQGYFAATIPQARANACYQYRLDGENTRPDPATRYQPQGVHSVSQIIDPRDFPWTDQSWQGIEKRVLVIYELHVGTFTQGGTFRAAIERLPELIELGITAVEIMPVAQSPGRWNWGYDGVDLFAVRNTYGSADDFRAFVDECHRSGLAVILDVVYNHLGPEGNYLSEFGPYFSDRHHTPWGDAFNYDGPESEHVRQFIVDNAVYWLEDFHLDGLRLDAVHCMYDDSRPDILDAIRQGVSRHAESVHWPVHLFAETNVYNHELLTPDQNRSPYDGIWCDCLMYSIYSHALPELSITHRQYHGTADLVETLAHGYVFAGKDSERVTDNERISRHFESLVVALQTHDSVGNHPHGKRIHQLTSKGFQKAAAGLVLLYPGIPLIFMGEEFATSAPFPFFVDFEDRHLRDAVDVGRRGDYPPHIWQDALLPSQAEAFFNAKWNEAPHRDPDMFRWYQSLLQFRKQGLHTGWLAATNMQTSADLDHNIFTLQYQSPQNQSSEQGATITIHARLTPAAETDASPLRISLQGSLELSSVPEPLIQNNKIQLEPNHLVVLRG, encoded by the coding sequence ATGTCTCGCGCAGACAATCCGCTGACAGATCCCGCTGGTCAGATTCTGGCCACCGATCTGGATGGCACCTTTATCCCTCTGCATCACGATCCTCAGAACAAAGCTGATCTGCAGACACTCACCACCGAATTCCAGGCACGCAAGGTCTCTGTGGTCTTCGTCACGGGGCGGCACTTTGCTTCCGTCATGCAGGCAATCGAAGAGTTTGAACTGCCGGTCCCTCAGTGGATCATCTGCGATGTCGGCACCTCTATCTTTCAGCGCCAGCCCTCAGGCGAATTTACTCCGGTCGCCGCCTATCAGGATTACCAGGACCAGATCATCGCCTCCCTGCCAATCGACGCCCTCCGCGAACAACTGCTGCCCATCTCCGGATTAAGACTTCAGGAACCGGAAAAGCAGGGACGATTCAAACTCAGCTTCTATACAGACGCCACACAACTCGCAGAGCAGGTCGACCTCGTTCAACAGGTCCTCGACCGGACCGATGCCCCGTATTCGATCATTCACAGTGTCGATCCCTTTAACGGGGATGGCCTGATCGATCTGCTGCCCGCCACCGTCTCCAAGGCACTCGCCCTCGAATGGTGGCATCAGGAAAATCAGCTCGATCCCACCAGCACGGTCTTTTCCGGCGACTCCGGTAACGATCTCGCCGCACTCACCGCCGGCTATCGCACGATCCTGGTAGGGAATGCCGATCGCAGTCTGGCACAGCGGATCTATAATCTGCATCGTCAGTCTGGCTGGAAGGACCGCCTCTACCTCGCCTCAGGCACCGCCACCTCTGCTGTCCTGGAAGGTTGCCGCTGGTTTGGTCTCGCGGCACTGGAAGCAACAGAAATCACACGCCCGGGTGCCACACCTCTGACTTCGGAGACAACGCACTTCCGTGTCTGGGCTCCCGATTGTAAGCAGGTCCATGTCGAAATCAAGACCGATCACGACACTATCTCTCACGAACTGGTGCGCGATCATCAGGGGTACTTTGCCGCCACCATTCCCCAGGCCCGCGCCAACGCCTGTTACCAGTACCGGCTCGATGGAGAAAACACACGCCCCGACCCCGCCACGCGCTACCAGCCCCAGGGAGTCCACAGCGTATCGCAGATCATCGATCCCCGCGACTTCCCCTGGACCGATCAAAGCTGGCAGGGCATCGAGAAACGTGTCCTCGTCATCTACGAACTGCACGTCGGTACCTTCACCCAGGGAGGCACGTTCCGCGCGGCCATCGAACGGCTCCCCGAACTGATTGAACTCGGCATCACCGCGGTCGAAATCATGCCTGTCGCCCAGTCGCCCGGCCGCTGGAACTGGGGCTACGACGGCGTCGATCTGTTCGCGGTCCGCAACACCTACGGATCCGCAGATGACTTTCGCGCCTTCGTCGATGAATGCCACCGTTCGGGTCTGGCCGTCATTCTGGATGTCGTCTACAACCACCTCGGCCCCGAAGGCAACTACCTCTCCGAATTCGGTCCCTATTTTTCTGACAGACATCACACTCCCTGGGGAGACGCCTTTAATTATGACGGCCCCGAATCAGAACACGTCCGGCAGTTCATCGTCGATAACGCCGTCTACTGGCTCGAAGACTTCCACCTCGACGGCCTCCGACTCGACGCCGTGCACTGCATGTACGACGACAGCCGCCCCGACATTCTCGATGCGATCCGCCAGGGCGTTTCCCGACACGCGGAATCAGTCCATTGGCCCGTGCACCTTTTCGCCGAAACCAATGTCTACAACCACGAACTCCTTACCCCCGACCAGAACCGCAGCCCCTATGATGGCATCTGGTGCGACTGCCTGATGTACTCCATCTACTCCCACGCGCTGCCCGAACTCTCAATCACACACCGCCAGTACCACGGAACTGCCGATCTGGTGGAAACACTGGCACACGGTTATGTCTTCGCCGGCAAGGACTCAGAACGCGTGACTGATAACGAGAGAATCAGCCGGCATTTTGAATCGCTGGTCGTCGCCCTCCAGACCCACGACAGTGTCGGCAATCACCCGCATGGTAAGCGGATTCACCAGCTGACGTCCAAAGGATTTCAGAAAGCAGCTGCGGGCCTCGTACTCCTGTATCCCGGCATTCCGTTGATCTTTATGGGAGAAGAATTCGCGACCTCGGCACCATTCCCGTTCTTCGTCGACTTCGAGGATCGTCACCTCCGCGATGCAGTCGACGTCGGTCGCCGCGGCGATTATCCCCCCCACATCTGGCAGGATGCACTGCTCCCCTCGCAGGCCGAAGCTTTCTTCAACGCCAAATGGAACGAGGCCCCTCACCGCGATCCGGACATGTTCCGCTGGTATCAAAGTCTGCTCCAGTTCCGCAAGCAGGGCCTCCACACAGGCTGGCTTGCCGCAACCAACATGCAGACGTCCGCCGATCTGGACCACAACATCTTCACTCTGCAATATCAGTCGCCGCAAAATCAGTCGTCAGAGCAGGGGGCAACCATCACGATCCACGCCCGCCTCACCCCGGCAGCAGAAACAGACGCCAGCCCGCTCCGCATCTCACTTCAAGGTTCTCTCGAACTCTCCTCAGTCCCGGAACCTCTCATCCAGAACAACAAGATCCAGTTGGAACCCAATCATCTGGTGGTGCTGCGCGGCTGA
- a CDS encoding MFS transporter, translated as MWSLKTAQRALIAAGCMAMIYTQFTMSPATIEFARSLGATGLHIGILGALPTMMLFFQFLAAVVANHLEYRRWLWLPISILQRLILVPVALVPWLYPSLSDTAWLWWLIVLTALNHALIHFTTPLWLSWLGDYLPHKGLNHYWGYRQVWMYWTGALSLLGGAVFLAESGYGIQVGFAWLVGVGAIFGVFDILFYLKIEEPPVAKVKEPKLKKVLMTPFLDPNFRSYISFTCFWHFAAMLGAPFISYYLLEYTGMDVFRLLLLWTCAWLGGAVFSKRLGSMADHYGNRPVLILCTAFKSTNMIGLLFLPQDPTIAFWIMVPVFIVDSLLNAGIAIANNGFMLKNSPSENRTMYIAAGTALAGLVGGITSILAGGFLVISSGWSVTIFGRDFNNFHLIFAISLVMRLVAAFYARSVREPDSHWTAQVIMKLVGVTPFRMMRFPVGLYRSFKTDELKGLSRREKRDRNRQEKAKLTQNAGSGPVE; from the coding sequence GTGTGGTCTCTGAAAACAGCACAACGTGCGCTGATCGCCGCCGGCTGTATGGCGATGATTTACACCCAGTTCACCATGTCCCCCGCAACGATCGAATTTGCGCGTTCGCTGGGAGCGACCGGGTTGCATATCGGGATTCTGGGTGCGCTGCCGACAATGATGCTGTTTTTTCAGTTCCTGGCTGCCGTCGTGGCCAATCATCTGGAATACCGCCGCTGGCTCTGGCTGCCGATTTCGATTCTGCAGAGACTGATTCTGGTACCGGTGGCGCTGGTACCCTGGCTGTATCCATCGTTGTCTGATACGGCCTGGCTGTGGTGGCTGATTGTCCTGACGGCGCTCAATCACGCGTTGATTCACTTTACCACCCCGCTCTGGCTGTCGTGGCTGGGGGACTATCTGCCCCATAAGGGACTCAATCACTACTGGGGTTATCGCCAGGTCTGGATGTACTGGACCGGGGCACTTTCGCTGCTGGGGGGAGCGGTATTCCTGGCCGAGAGTGGTTATGGAATTCAGGTCGGCTTTGCCTGGCTGGTCGGCGTAGGGGCGATCTTCGGGGTATTCGACATTCTGTTCTATCTCAAGATCGAAGAACCGCCGGTAGCGAAAGTCAAAGAACCGAAGCTGAAAAAGGTGCTGATGACGCCTTTTCTGGATCCGAATTTCCGGTCGTACATTTCGTTTACCTGTTTCTGGCATTTCGCTGCGATGCTGGGAGCCCCGTTTATCAGTTATTATCTGCTGGAATATACGGGGATGGACGTATTTCGGCTGCTGTTGCTGTGGACGTGTGCCTGGCTCGGGGGAGCGGTATTTTCCAAGCGACTGGGTTCGATGGCAGACCATTATGGGAACCGGCCGGTGCTGATTCTATGTACGGCATTTAAGTCGACCAACATGATCGGCCTGTTGTTTCTGCCCCAGGATCCGACGATTGCATTCTGGATCATGGTGCCGGTATTTATTGTCGATTCGCTGCTCAACGCGGGAATTGCGATCGCGAACAACGGCTTCATGCTCAAAAATTCTCCTTCCGAGAACCGCACGATGTATATTGCCGCGGGAACGGCTCTGGCCGGGCTGGTCGGCGGGATTACGTCGATCCTGGCGGGGGGCTTCCTGGTGATTTCCTCGGGCTGGAGCGTGACGATTTTCGGGCGGGACTTTAATAATTTTCACCTGATCTTTGCGATCAGCCTGGTGATGCGTCTGGTGGCTGCCTTCTATGCCCGTTCGGTCCGCGAGCCGGATTCGCACTGGACGGCCCAGGTGATTATGAAGCTGGTCGGCGTGACGCCGTTCCGGATGATGCGATTTCCCGTTGGTCTGTATCGTTCGTTCAAGACCGACGAACTGAAGGGGCTGTCGCGTCGGGAAAAACGGGACCGTAACCGGCAGGAGAAAGCGAAGTTGACACAGAACGCGGGCAGCGGACCGGTGGAATAG
- a CDS encoding alpha/beta hydrolase — MRPSYRAGLLLVLLLISAPTRSFAVESIQRINDIQYATTDQQRLLLDLYLPEGVKQPPLLIWIHGGAWRAGSKANMPLTELVEHGFAVASVEYRLSPVARFPAQIHDIKAAIRFLRGSADKYGYNADKIGILGSSAGGHLVALMGVTNGNAQLEGDLGDFDQESSRIDAIVDYFGPTNFMTILPQSTPHGLSVRVPALQLLLGDRPENRPELAKLASPVFHVDDKDPPLLMIHGDQDPQVPINQSHELHGKYKQHGLDVTFEVIHGGAHGGPQFFDAKRMQLVEAFLRKHLTSQPAPKPKALQSN, encoded by the coding sequence ATGCGACCTTCATACCGAGCCGGACTGTTGCTGGTCCTGTTACTGATCTCAGCCCCCACCAGGAGTTTCGCCGTGGAATCGATTCAGCGAATCAACGACATTCAGTACGCCACCACCGACCAGCAGCGTCTGCTCCTCGATCTCTATCTGCCCGAGGGCGTCAAACAACCTCCGCTGCTGATCTGGATCCACGGCGGCGCCTGGCGGGCCGGCTCGAAAGCGAACATGCCGCTCACCGAACTGGTCGAGCATGGTTTCGCGGTCGCCAGCGTCGAATATCGCCTTTCCCCGGTCGCCCGCTTCCCGGCCCAGATCCACGATATCAAAGCCGCCATCCGCTTCCTGCGGGGCTCCGCAGACAAGTACGGCTACAACGCGGACAAAATCGGCATCCTCGGGTCCTCCGCCGGCGGTCACCTCGTCGCTTTGATGGGTGTCACCAACGGCAATGCCCAACTGGAAGGGGATCTCGGCGACTTCGATCAGGAATCTTCCCGCATCGATGCCATCGTCGACTATTTTGGCCCCACCAACTTTATGACGATCCTCCCGCAATCCACGCCGCACGGCTTGAGTGTCCGCGTTCCCGCACTGCAGCTCCTGCTCGGTGATCGACCCGAAAACAGACCGGAACTGGCTAAACTCGCCAGCCCTGTTTTTCACGTCGACGACAAAGACCCGCCGCTACTGATGATCCACGGCGACCAGGATCCGCAGGTCCCCATCAACCAGTCCCACGAACTGCACGGCAAATACAAACAGCACGGCCTGGACGTCACCTTCGAAGTCATCCACGGCGGCGCCCATGGCGGGCCACAGTTCTTCGACGCCAAACGGATGCAGCTGGTCGAAGCCTTTCTGCGAAAACATCTTACCAGTCAACCGGCACCGAAGCCGAAAGCACTGCAGTCGAACTGA
- a CDS encoding carbohydrate porin, translating to MRLNSVLHLIFLILVLSGPRAVLAQSCAEELPLESLDCIPITQPADDPTLIPDWFDSESGISVTPVYYGEVFTNAHGGIATDGSTQYEGLLNLSVDLDFEKMKLDIPGRASILFQNTHGRGLDEYVGATQILSNIDSFDNITQISELWWEVELYESGITMRVGKQDLSNLFLTMDYAGDFINSAFGLSPSAGLPSFPTPSPAVVFMTEIHPGLHFRVGGWDAYRSNANGLFSDNNAALFIGEMEYNYTTPFRDLPGKFTAGFTYHTKGVVPAGKIPRAFGYYIQFEQFLFLEADSTDDQRQGLAVFAQHFPTATYGSSPYPLIPHDALAGFVYTGLLRGRDQDVTGAGAGWVDLDQGGTDHEVMVEVFYKARINESLSIQPDLQYVTTPSGIYPDAFVAGLRFQLDL from the coding sequence TTGCGGTTGAATTCTGTCCTCCATTTGATCTTTCTGATACTGGTTCTGTCTGGTCCCCGGGCAGTCCTTGCTCAGAGCTGCGCTGAGGAACTCCCGCTGGAATCTCTGGACTGCATTCCCATCACGCAGCCGGCAGACGACCCAACGCTCATCCCCGACTGGTTTGATTCCGAAAGCGGTATCTCGGTCACTCCCGTCTATTACGGTGAAGTCTTCACCAACGCGCACGGCGGAATCGCTACGGACGGCTCGACCCAGTACGAAGGCCTGCTCAACCTCTCGGTCGATCTCGATTTTGAAAAAATGAAGCTCGACATCCCCGGCCGGGCTTCCATCCTCTTTCAGAACACGCACGGACGCGGACTCGATGAATATGTCGGGGCTACCCAGATTCTCAGTAACATCGACTCGTTCGACAACATCACCCAGATCAGCGAACTCTGGTGGGAAGTCGAACTCTACGAATCGGGCATTACGATGCGCGTCGGCAAGCAGGACCTCAGCAACCTGTTCCTCACCATGGATTATGCCGGCGACTTCATCAACTCCGCCTTCGGCCTCTCCCCCTCGGCAGGCCTGCCTTCGTTTCCCACACCCAGTCCGGCCGTGGTCTTCATGACCGAGATCCACCCCGGCCTCCATTTCAGAGTCGGCGGCTGGGATGCGTATCGCAGTAACGCCAACGGTCTCTTTTCCGATAACAACGCGGCTCTGTTCATCGGTGAAATGGAATACAACTACACGACACCGTTCCGGGACCTGCCGGGAAAATTCACTGCCGGCTTCACCTATCACACCAAAGGCGTCGTTCCCGCCGGGAAGATCCCGCGGGCCTTTGGTTACTACATCCAGTTCGAACAGTTCCTCTTCCTCGAAGCAGACAGCACCGACGACCAACGCCAGGGTCTGGCTGTCTTCGCCCAGCATTTTCCCACCGCCACCTACGGCAGTTCCCCCTATCCCCTGATCCCGCACGACGCCCTGGCCGGATTCGTCTACACCGGACTGCTCCGCGGCCGCGATCAGGATGTCACCGGCGCCGGTGCCGGCTGGGTCGACCTGGACCAGGGGGGCACCGATCACGAAGTCATGGTCGAAGTCTTCTACAAAGCCCGGATCAACGAATCGCTCAGCATCCAGCCCGACCTGCAGTACGTCACAACCCCCTCGGGCATCTACCCCGACGCCTTCGTCGCCGGCCTGCGGTTTCAACTCGATCTCTGA